The Myxococcales bacterium nucleotide sequence TGGTGAGAAGTGGAAAAGGATTCCCGGGCCGTGGTTGTGGAAGATTTACGGCTTTGCCGACCAGGGCACCGCGGGCGACATGATCGGGAAAGATTAATCCCTCTGGGGAATGTGGATTTTCTAAAACGACAAGCGCCGCCCCGGGCTTGTCTCAATCTTGCTTCAACACGTGGACTTCAACTGGTTCGCAAGCCGTTTGCCTCCCCCGGCAAACCATCTATAATTACCAGTTGACTGAACGCCTACCGTGGAGGTTGATCCATGTTTCGCAAGATGTTGCCGGTTTTCGTATTGGCCGGTTGGTTGTTGATGGCGACGGCGGCGACGGCCGCGCCGGTGACCGTCGAGGAAGTGCAGGCGGCGATCAAGGCGCAAGGCGCCCAGTGGACGGCGGGCGACAACGAGGCCGCGCAGATGCACGAGCTGTACGGCTGGTATCCGGCCAATCTGACCATGCCGATCCTGACCGGCAAGGAGCGCTATTTCCAGCCGCTCGAGACCGCGGATCTGCCCGCGCACCTGGATTGGCGCGACATGGACGGCAAGAATTACATCACCAAGGTCAAGAACCAGAATAGCTGCGGTTCGTGCTGGGCCTTCGCCACGGTCGGTCCGATCGAGGCGCACATCGCGATTCAGGAGAACTGGCCCGACATGGACATCAACCTGTCGGAACAGATGCTCGTCAGTTGCTGCCACTCGGTGGGCTGCAGCGGCTGCAACGGCGGTTTCACCACCAGTTCGTTCGACTTCGCCGAAAATCCCGGCCTGGTCGACGAGGATTGCTTCCCCTACAAACAAAACGATTCGGAGCCGTGCGACAACAAGTGCGGCGACTGGGCGGACCGCGTGTTCAAGATCGACAGTTGGGAAATCATCGGCGAGGGCGCCCTGGGCGCGATCCTGCCCGATCCCGCGGACATGATGGCCGCCCTGCAGTACGGCCCGGTCGGCACGAGCCTGGTCATCTATCCCGACTTTTACGATTACGAAAGCGGCATCTACACCACCGTGATCGGCATGCCCGAGGGCTTCCACGCCGTGACGATCGTCGGTTACGACGCCGACGAGCAATACTGGATCTGCAAAAACTCCTGGGGCTCCTTCTGGGGCGAAGACGGCTACTTCAAAATCAAATGGGGCGCGGCGTTCATCGGCGCGTTCACCATTCTGCCCCATTACACGGCCCAGGGCCTCAACCCCGGCGACGATGACGACGCCGACGACGATGCCGCCGACGACGATACCGGCGCCGACGACGATACCGGCGGCGGCCAGACCGACGACGACAACCAGTCCACGCCGACGCCCGACAAGTCGGACGACGATGACGACGACGACTCCGGCGGCTGCTCCTGAGCCAGCGGCCCCGTAGTTTTTCCCAAGCCATTCACGCGCCGCGGCGGGCGGGCGATTTTTTCCCATTGCGGGGGCACGAGCGATGACGGTATGCGCCGGCCATCTGGCCGTCCAGCTTCAGGACGTGACCGTGCGGATCGGCCCGCACCTCGTGCTGGATCGGGTCAGCGCGTCGATTCCCTGCCACGGCGTGACGGCGCTGGTGGGCCCGAACGGCGCCGGCAAATCGACGCTCATCGCCGCGCTGCTGGGCCTGCGCCCCTACCAGGGCCGGATGCTGTTCAGCAGTCACCTGAAAAACGGCCGGACGCGCCCCTTGTTCGGGTTGGTTCCCCAGAAGTTGGAGTTCGACGCCGACGCGCCGGTTTCGGTGCTCGATTTTTTGTGCCTGGCCGATCAGCGCCGGCCGATCTGGCTGGGCCGCGGCCGCCGCAGCGTGGCCAAGGCGCACGCGGCGCTCGCTTTCACCGGCGCCGAGAATCTGGCGCACAAGCCGCTGGGCGCGCTGTCGGGCGGCGAATTGAAGCGCGTGCTGGTGGCGGTCGCCCTGCGCAACGATCCCGACATTCTGCTGCTGGACGAGCCCGCGGCCGGCATGGATGCGCGCGCCGAGGAAATGTTCTGCGAGCTGCTCGATCGTTTTTCGGCGGATCACTCGCGGTCGGTGGTCTGGGTTTCGCACGACCTGTCGGCGGTGATGCGGCACGCCGATTACGTGATCGCGCTCCGGCAGCGGGTGCTGCTCGAGGGCAAGCCGCGCGAGGTGCTGACGCCGCATACCGTCACGTCGCTGTACGGATTGATGGCCATCGGCGCCGAGCCCGCCCATTGCGCCGATTGCGAAAAGCGCGAACCGCACCTGCACCTGGATGAAACGCCATGACCGCGCCGCTCTTCGCCTGGCTCGAACCGGCCTTCATGCAACGCGCCGCCCTGGCGATCCTATTTCTCGCCCCGGCCTGCGCGGCGATGGGCACGCACGTCATTCAGGCGCGCCTCGCGTTTTTTTCCGACGCCATCGCCCATAGCGCCTTCACCGGCGTGGCCATCGGCCTCGTGCTGGGCTGGTCGCCGCTGGCGACCCTGATCGGCTTCGCGATCCTGGTGGCCGGGGCGGTCATCCTTTACCGCGCCACCGGCCGGCTGCCGAGCGACACGGTCATCGGCGTGTTTTTGTCGGCTTCGATCGCGCTCGGCCTGGCGCTGGTCAGCCTGACCGGGCGCATCGGCAACTTTACGCCGTACCTCTTCGGCGACGTATTGGCCGTGACGCGGGGCGAGGTGATCGTTTCGGGGCTGCTGTGCGTCGCGGTCTTCGTCTTTCTCGGCCTGTTCGGCAACCGGCTGGCGCTGGCCGGCCTGTCGCACACGCTGGCGCGCGGCGAAGGCGTTCGCGTGCGGTCGCTGGAACTGGCGTTCGGCCTGCTGCTGGCGGTGCTGGTCGCGGTGACGGTGCGCTTCATCGGTGCGCTGCTGGTGACCGCGATGCTGCTGGTGCCGGCGGCGGCGGCGCGGCAGGCGGCGACGAGCGTCTGGGCCAATTTCTGGCTGGCGGTGGGCATCGCGGCGTTTTCCGGGCTGGCCGGCCTGTACGCCTCGTACCAATGGAACGTCGCCACCGGCGCCGCGATCGTGCTGGCCGGCATCGTTTGTTTCGCCGCCGGCGCCCTCGTCGGCCGCTGGCGAAAGGGAAAATAGGCGCCGCCGTTTTCATTTGACCGGCCCCCGCGTGGTCGGTGTACACTCCGAACCGGATCAACGCCGGATGAGCGCATTGCCGAAAATCTCGATCATCATTCCGTTCTACAACGCCGCGGGGACCCTGG carries:
- a CDS encoding metal ABC transporter permease: MTAPLFAWLEPAFMQRAALAILFLAPACAAMGTHVIQARLAFFSDAIAHSAFTGVAIGLVLGWSPLATLIGFAILVAGAVILYRATGRLPSDTVIGVFLSASIALGLALVSLTGRIGNFTPYLFGDVLAVTRGEVIVSGLLCVAVFVFLGLFGNRLALAGLSHTLARGEGVRVRSLELAFGLLLAVLVAVTVRFIGALLVTAMLLVPAAAARQAATSVWANFWLAVGIAAFSGLAGLYASYQWNVATGAAIVLAGIVCFAAGALVGRWRKGK
- a CDS encoding metal ABC transporter ATP-binding protein gives rise to the protein MTVCAGHLAVQLQDVTVRIGPHLVLDRVSASIPCHGVTALVGPNGAGKSTLIAALLGLRPYQGRMLFSSHLKNGRTRPLFGLVPQKLEFDADAPVSVLDFLCLADQRRPIWLGRGRRSVAKAHAALAFTGAENLAHKPLGALSGGELKRVLVAVALRNDPDILLLDEPAAGMDARAEEMFCELLDRFSADHSRSVVWVSHDLSAVMRHADYVIALRQRVLLEGKPREVLTPHTVTSLYGLMAIGAEPAHCADCEKREPHLHLDETP